GCGTTCACGTCGTTCCTCGACGGCGTCGACCTCGGCCCGCTCGAGGCGCGCTACGCCGGCGTGATCGCCGAAGCGTCGCTCGTCGCGCGGCCCCCTCGCCGAGGCGAGGTAACCTAAGCTAACTTCGCGATATAATTCGCGATTTCATGAAGCGGCAGCACATGGTCGGCGAGGCCTGCGGCCACGATGGCGCCTGGCATTCCCGCGACGACGGCCGACTCGGGAGACTCGGCGATCACGATGCCCCCTTGTGCCTTGACCGCGCGCGCGCCCTCGACGCCGTCGTCGCCCATGCCGGTGAGCACGACGGCGACGGCCTTGTCTTTGGCCACGTTCGCGAGGCTCGTGAAGAGGCGGTTCGCGGAAGGGACGTAGGCGTCGGACGGGGCGGGCGCGACGACCCGCAGCATGAGCTCGCCGTCGATCCCCGCGTGCAGCTCGAGGCACTGGCGGCCCGGGCAGACGAAGGCCGTCTTCCGCGACGCGAGCTCGCCGCCTGCCGCTTCGCTCACGCGGAAGGTGCCGCGTTTGTCGAGGCGCTCGGCGAACGTGCGGGTGAACTTGTCGGGCATGTGCTGGGCCACGAGGATCGTCGCGTTGGTGCCCGCCTCGAGGCGCGAGAACACCTCGAGGAGCGCCGCTGGACCGCCCGTGCTCGCCGCGACGCCCACCACGTACTTCGGCGGAGCATAGGGCGGGCGGCTCTCGACCGCGACACGACGCACGGAGGCCACGCCGTCGACCGGGGGCACGCTTCGCTTCTTTTCGCCCCGCATCGAGCGGACCAGCAGCACCTTCTGGAGGACCTGCTCGCGGAGGGCCGTCGCGTCCTCGCCGATGTTCTGCGTGGGCTTGGCGACGAAGTCGAGCGCGCCGAGCTCGAGCGCCTTGAAGACGTTCTCGCGCTGCGAATAACTCGAGACGACGATGACCTGCGCGGGGAACTTCGACATGACGATGCGCAAGAACGTGAAGCCGTCCATCTTGGGCATCTCGAGATCGAGCGTGAGCACGTCGGGTCGGAGCTGCCCCACGAGCCGGAGCGCCTCTTCGCCGTCGGCCGCCTTCCCGACGACCTCGACCTCGGGCCGGCCCTCGAAGATCTCGGCGATGACGCGGCGGTTGTAGGCCGAGTCGTCGACGACGAGCAGTCTCAGGGGGCGGTCTTCTTTCATCGGTGCGCTCGTGCGGACGCCATCCGCCGGATACCCTTCATGAGAGAGGATGCCGGCGCCTTTGTAAACCCTCGAGGCCACCCGGCATCAGGGGAGCTCGGTCTTCCTCGGGGAACGAGGCTCGTCTCCGCCCTTGGCCGCGCGCGCGAGCTCCCCCAGGGGGGCGATGTCGATGACGAACGCCATGCCCGTCGGGGCATCGACGACGCCTACCACCCCGAGCGCGGCCTCGGTCGACACGAGCTCTCCCGTCGGTCGAGGGCCTCCCTCCACCGTCCCGAAGACGTCCGTGACGTGGTCGACGACGAGCCCCACGAGGCGCCCGTCGATCTCGACGACGAGCCATTTGGTCTTTCGGGTCGAGGCCTGGTGCTCCAAGCCGAAGCGCAGGCGCAGATCGACGACCGGCACGATTTTCCCGCGAAAATCGGCCACCCCGATCACGGCACGAGGCGCGCCCGGGAGGACCACCACCGAGAGCGGGTTCGTGACCTCGCGCACGTGCTCGACGCCCACGGCGTAGGTCACGTCGCCCACCACGAAGCCGACGAGGCTCTTGCGAGGATCGAGCCGCGGACGAGGCCCGCGCTTGCGTGGCCCGAAGGTCACGAGCGATCCTCCAGCACGGGCCGCAGATCGAGCAGCATGCACCAGGTCTCGTCGTTCCTCCCCACGCCCGCGACATGAGGCGGGGGATCGCCTCCGAGCACGTGCGGAGGCTCGATCTGCGTCGCCTCGAACCTCTGCACCCCCCGCACCTCGTCCACGAGCAAACCGAGGGTCTCCTCGCCCCCGTCGACGAGCAGGATACGCGTCCGGCGATCGCGCTCGAGCTCCGAGAGGCCGAAGCGACGCCGAAGGTCGAGCACCGTCACGAGCCGACCGCGCACGCTCGCGATGCCGGCGATACCACGCGGCGCGCGAGGGACCTCGGTGATGGGGAGGAGCTTCAAGATCTCTTGGATCGCCACGATGGGCAGGGCGTAAGGGTCCCCCCCGAGGTGAAAAATCAAGTATTCACCGGCAGTTACGGCCCACGGGCGGACGGCGGGCTCGCGCTCGTTCGGAGCGGGAGAGAGCGCGTGTGTGCTCGGCCGAGCGAGGGCGCGTTCGGGGCGACGGGTCATGCGCGCGCCTCGGGGAGGTAACGGACGTCGGCCGTGGTGACCACCTCGTCGAGCAGGGCGCCCGCGTCGAGCACGAGGCCGACGCGCTGATCGCCGAGCTCCGTCGCCCCCGCGAAACCTCGGACCGCGTGGAGGGAGCGCCCGAGCGCCTTGATGACGATGTCCTGCTGACCGAGGAGCCTGTCGACGACGAACCCCGCCCGCTTCGCGCCGACCGACACGATGACCACGTATTTTCGCATCGGCTCGCCGCGCTTGAAGTCGTCGTTCTCTTCGTACCCGAAGAGGTGAGCGAGGCGCACGAGGGGGAGCGTCTGGCCGCGTTGGCTCATGACCTCCCGCCCCTCGACGACACGGACCTCGCGCGGCTCGAGGAAAAAGGCTTCTTCCATGCTGCTGAGGGGCATGCAGAACGTGTGGCCCCCGGCCTCGAGCACGAGCACCGAGATGATCGCGAGCGTGATCGGGAGCGTAATCGTCATCTTGGTCCCGATGCCGAGATCGCTCGCCACCGCGACCACGCCACCGAGCCTCGAGATGTTCGTCTTCACGACGTCGAGGCCGACGCCACGGCCCGAGAGCTGCGTCGCCTCGTCACGCGTGGTGAAGCCCGGGGCGAAGACGAACGCGAGGACCTCCCCCTCGCCGAGCTGGCTCGCGTCCTCCGCCGTGGTGAAGCCGAGCCGGAGCGCGGCCTCGCGCACGGCCTTCGGATCGATGCCGCGCCCGTCGTCCTCCACCTCGATGACGACCTGATTTCCCTGCTGGAACGCGTTGAGCGCAATCGTACCGACGGCCGGCTTGCCCACGGCCATGCGCCCCTCACGCGACTCGATGCCGTGATCGATCGCGTTCCGGATCATGTGCATGAGCGGGTCCGAGAGCTCCTCGACGATGAGCTTGTCGATCTCGGTCTCGGCCCCGGTCACGACCAAATTCACGGGTTTGTCGACCTCGCGAGAGATCTGACGCACGGCCCTCGCGAGCTTCTCGAACACCTGCCCGAGCGGCACCATGCGCACCTCGAGGATGCCGTTCTGCATCTGCGTGAGGTGGCGATCGAAGGCGCGGTGGAGCCGTTGGACCTCGGCGTTGATCTCGCGGAGCGCGGGCGTCGCGCGGGTGCGGTCGGCGAGCCGCTCCACCTGGTTTCGCACGATCGCGAGCTCACCGACGATGTTCATGAGGTGGTCGAGGCGGCGAATGTCGACCCGCACCGTCTGGCTCACCGACCTTAGCGAGCCGACCCCTCCGGCGAGGCCCGTGCCGCCGTCGACGAGGTCGGCCCGGAGCGCCTCGGCCTCGGCCCGGAGCGACACCCCCGGAGCCGGCAGCCCCCCGAGCTCGGGGTCCTTCGGAGCCGGCCTCCCGGACGACGAGAGCCTGTCCGACCCCTGCGGGGAGGCGCGCTTCTTCACCTCTTCGATCGAGACGTTCGGCGCGGCGAGCTCCGCTACGAGATCTTGGCGCCCTTGTTTCGACGCGAGCAGGATCTCGAGCTCGACGGCGTCGGGATCGCCGCCGTCACCTGTGGGCAAATACGTAATGATTTCGCCGAGTGGGCGCGCTTTTGCCTTGAGCTCGTCGAGCGCCGTGTCGATCGTGGCGAGCGGGAAGCTCACCCGCATCCGGTAGAGCAGGTTCTGCGCCTGGAGGTTCACGCGGAGCCTGTGCTCCTCGTACTCGGTGAGCACGCCGAGCACTCCCGGATCGAGCTCGTACTGGGCGACGACTCCCGTGCCTCCGCCCGCGCTCGG
The DNA window shown above is from Myxococcales bacterium and carries:
- the cheB gene encoding chemotaxis-specific protein-glutamate methyltransferase CheB; its protein translation is MKEDRPLRLLVVDDSAYNRRVIAEIFEGRPEVEVVGKAADGEEALRLVGQLRPDVLTLDLEMPKMDGFTFLRIVMSKFPAQVIVVSSYSQRENVFKALELGALDFVAKPTQNIGEDATALREQVLQKVLLVRSMRGEKKRSVPPVDGVASVRRVAVESRPPYAPPKYVVGVAASTGGPAALLEVFSRLEAGTNATILVAQHMPDKFTRTFAERLDKRGTFRVSEAAGGELASRKTAFVCPGRQCLELHAGIDGELMLRVVAPAPSDAYVPSANRLFTSLANVAKDKAVAVVLTGMGDDGVEGARAVKAQGGIVIAESPESAVVAGMPGAIVAAGLADHVLPLHEIANYIAKLA
- a CDS encoding purine-binding chemotaxis protein CheW; protein product: MTFGPRKRGPRPRLDPRKSLVGFVVGDVTYAVGVEHVREVTNPLSVVVLPGAPRAVIGVADFRGKIVPVVDLRLRFGLEHQASTRKTKWLVVEIDGRLVGLVVDHVTDVFGTVEGGPRPTGELVSTEAALGVVGVVDAPTGMAFVIDIAPLGELARAAKGGDEPRSPRKTELP
- a CDS encoding purine-binding chemotaxis protein CheW; translation: MTRRPERALARPSTHALSPAPNEREPAVRPWAVTAGEYLIFHLGGDPYALPIVAIQEILKLLPITEVPRAPRGIAGIASVRGRLVTVLDLRRRFGLSELERDRRTRILLVDGGEETLGLLVDEVRGVQRFEATQIEPPHVLGGDPPPHVAGVGRNDETWCMLLDLRPVLEDRS
- a CDS encoding chemotaxis protein CheA; its protein translation is MPDLGDKAREDFFSEAQEIIDGLSSDLLKLDEAVRRGESDAELVNDVFRAVHTMKGLSGLFGVAMMSGLSHELEELLDDLRLGRIDLTASVMDVLFRAVELYGRILAAARGDGPEPADEVKELFASLSRVADPSAGGGTGVVAQYELDPGVLGVLTEYEEHRLRVNLQAQNLLYRMRVSFPLATIDTALDELKAKARPLGEIITYLPTGDGGDPDAVELEILLASKQGRQDLVAELAAPNVSIEEVKKRASPQGSDRLSSSGRPAPKDPELGGLPAPGVSLRAEAEALRADLVDGGTGLAGGVGSLRSVSQTVRVDIRRLDHLMNIVGELAIVRNQVERLADRTRATPALREINAEVQRLHRAFDRHLTQMQNGILEVRMVPLGQVFEKLARAVRQISREVDKPVNLVVTGAETEIDKLIVEELSDPLMHMIRNAIDHGIESREGRMAVGKPAVGTIALNAFQQGNQVVIEVEDDGRGIDPKAVREAALRLGFTTAEDASQLGEGEVLAFVFAPGFTTRDEATQLSGRGVGLDVVKTNISRLGGVVAVASDLGIGTKMTITLPITLAIISVLVLEAGGHTFCMPLSSMEEAFFLEPREVRVVEGREVMSQRGQTLPLVRLAHLFGYEENDDFKRGEPMRKYVVIVSVGAKRAGFVVDRLLGQQDIVIKALGRSLHAVRGFAGATELGDQRVGLVLDAGALLDEVVTTADVRYLPEARA